A window of Streptomyces gilvosporeus contains these coding sequences:
- a CDS encoding glycosyltransferase, protein MLLSTYGSRGDVEPLAGLAVQLRALGAEVRVCAPPDEDFARRLADVGVALVPVGRSARAWTKAAPPPSSLPQRAAEVIAGQFDAIPAAAEGCDALVATGMMPAAAGALSVAEKLGIRSVSVTFQQLTLPSPHRPPLAYPGRPLPSEVTDNRELWDLDAQSINALFGAALNTHRVANGLPPVDDVRAYVLGDRPWLATDPVLDPWQPTPDLDVVQTGAWILPDVHPLPAELVAFLDAGTPPVYVGFGSMPMHGSADVAKVAMEAVREQGRRAVVARGWADLAPIDGQEDCFVVGEVNQHALFARVAAVVHHGGAGTTTTATRAGASQVVVPQAADQPYWAGRVADLGIGVAHDGPTPTVESLSAALGTALAPETRARATAVAGMIRADGATVAARLLLDAVSR, encoded by the coding sequence GTGTTGTTGTCGACGTATGGGTCGCGGGGGGACGTCGAACCGCTTGCGGGGCTCGCGGTGCAGTTGCGGGCGCTCGGTGCGGAGGTGCGGGTGTGCGCGCCGCCGGACGAGGACTTCGCGCGGCGGTTGGCCGATGTCGGTGTGGCGCTGGTGCCCGTCGGCCGGTCGGCGCGTGCATGGACGAAGGCGGCGCCGCCGCCGTCGTCCCTGCCCCAGCGTGCGGCCGAGGTGATCGCCGGGCAGTTCGATGCGATCCCCGCGGCGGCCGAGGGATGCGATGCGCTCGTGGCGACCGGCATGATGCCGGCCGCGGCCGGCGCGCTGTCGGTGGCCGAGAAGCTGGGCATCCGCTCCGTTTCCGTGACGTTCCAGCAGCTCACCCTGCCGTCGCCGCACCGCCCGCCGCTGGCGTATCCGGGCCGGCCGCTCCCGTCGGAGGTGACCGACAACCGGGAGTTGTGGGACCTGGACGCCCAAAGCATCAACGCGTTGTTCGGTGCGGCGCTCAACACCCACCGGGTGGCGAACGGCCTGCCCCCGGTGGACGACGTCCGCGCCTATGTCCTCGGCGACCGGCCGTGGTTGGCGACCGACCCGGTCCTGGACCCGTGGCAGCCGACGCCGGACCTCGACGTCGTCCAGACCGGCGCATGGATCCTGCCCGACGTGCACCCGCTCCCGGCCGAGTTGGTGGCATTCCTGGACGCCGGCACACCACCGGTGTACGTGGGGTTCGGCAGTATGCCGATGCACGGCTCCGCGGACGTCGCCAAGGTGGCCATGGAGGCGGTCCGCGAGCAGGGGCGCCGCGCGGTCGTGGCCCGCGGCTGGGCCGACCTGGCCCCGATCGACGGTCAGGAGGACTGCTTCGTCGTCGGCGAGGTCAATCAGCACGCACTTTTCGCCAGGGTGGCCGCCGTTGTGCACCACGGCGGCGCGGGCACCACGACGACGGCCACCCGGGCCGGCGCGTCCCAGGTGGTGGTCCCGCAGGCGGCGGATCAGCCGTACTGGGCGGGTCGGGTGGCCGATCTGGGCATCGGCGTGGCACACGACGGTCCGACGCCGACCGTCGAGTCCCTGTCGGCCGCGCTCGGGACGGCCCTGGCCCCCGAGACCCGCGCACGGGCGACCGCCGTGGCCGGAATGATCCGCGCCGACGGAGCCACGGTGGCCGCGCGGCTGCTGCTGGACGCGGTCAGCCGCTAG
- a CDS encoding serine hydrolase domain-containing protein has protein sequence MAGGDNQVHGTVTEGFEGVREAFAAVLDEARDAPEAQLVVHVDGRRVVDLWGGPGTTADTLTGVYSLTKGAAHLVVALLVQDGVLDLDREVAAYWPEFGAEGKEQLTLRELLAHRSGVVGVDGGFTTGELADDRLMAARLAGQRPFWEPGTAYGYHAFVIGALTGEVVRRVTGRSIHEIYEERIRAPYGLDFHLGLPEALEARYADVLPLLPTPQEAEQLAANAAAPDSVRAVAFNQNATTPTDLVAFANTRAVRALGPTSSGGVGTARGVAGMYAAAISEVDGRAPLLKPETVTKFARVHYRGTDLVTGIEDAFGLGFEGLSGRYPFLGPDTFGHSGATGSLGFADPDSGVAYAYTRRRFGFPTGVGAALENHRLAEAAVRAAGGR, from the coding sequence ATGGCGGGCGGCGACAACCAGGTGCACGGGACCGTGACGGAGGGGTTCGAGGGCGTACGGGAGGCGTTCGCGGCGGTGCTCGACGAGGCGCGGGACGCGCCCGAGGCGCAGCTCGTGGTGCATGTCGACGGCCGCCGGGTGGTGGACCTGTGGGGCGGCCCCGGTACCACGGCGGACACGCTGACCGGCGTCTACTCCCTCACCAAGGGCGCCGCCCACCTCGTGGTCGCGCTCCTGGTACAGGACGGCGTCCTCGATCTGGACCGCGAAGTGGCCGCGTACTGGCCGGAGTTCGGGGCGGAGGGCAAGGAGCAGCTCACCCTGCGCGAGCTGCTCGCACACCGTTCCGGAGTCGTCGGCGTCGACGGCGGGTTCACCACCGGGGAGTTGGCCGACGACCGGCTGATGGCCGCGCGGCTCGCCGGACAGCGGCCGTTCTGGGAGCCGGGAACGGCCTACGGCTATCACGCCTTCGTGATCGGCGCCCTGACGGGCGAGGTCGTGCGGCGGGTGACCGGCCGCTCGATCCATGAAATCTACGAGGAGCGGATCCGGGCGCCGTACGGGCTCGACTTCCACCTGGGCCTGCCCGAGGCGCTCGAAGCGCGCTATGCCGACGTGCTGCCGCTGCTGCCCACCCCGCAGGAGGCCGAGCAACTCGCGGCCAATGCCGCGGCCCCGGACAGCGTCAGGGCCGTCGCCTTCAACCAGAACGCGACGACGCCGACCGACCTGGTGGCCTTCGCCAACACCCGTGCCGTCCGGGCGCTCGGCCCCACGTCGTCCGGCGGGGTCGGCACGGCGCGGGGCGTGGCGGGGATGTACGCCGCGGCGATCAGCGAGGTGGACGGCCGGGCGCCCCTGCTGAAGCCGGAGACCGTCACCAAGTTCGCCCGCGTCCACTACCGCGGAACCGACCTGGTCACCGGCATCGAGGACGCCTTCGGCCTGGGCTTCGAGGGGCTGAGCGGCCGCTATCCCTTCCTCGGCCCGGACACCTTCGGCCACAGCGGCGCGACGGGCTCGCTCGGCTTCGCGGACCCGGACAGCGGCGTGGCCTACGCGTACACACGCCGCCGCTTCGGCTTCCCGACGGGGGTCGGGGCAGCCCTGGAGAACCACCGCCTGGCCGAGGCCGCGGTGCGGGCGGCCGGCGGGCGTTAG
- a CDS encoding SpoIIE family protein phosphatase: MYGGWKGQPVPSDRPSVGKARGPLWSEPGSLLEHVPVAVFGLDDHDRVCFWGPGAEDLFGYQAAQVLSEPGARLFAGAPEDRPDACSYMAERGRAEGYWRGRLTARNRDGAVFGCGFRVFPVTGVAEHAVVMVLASRGDELDRVKTNLAFLDAIFETCPIGLVMLDEDLRYLHLNQALADIDGLPIGDHLGRRLTEIMIASDGGAFERMLRTIAADGKPVTGALVGMRTRGHPDRDRVLSVSFFPLTRAVGTLPGVGGLLVDVTEREQAIVEATATRERLALLDRASARIGTTLDVEVTAQELVDTAVPDFSDGAVVELVEWMDEHVAFDPALPVITRRIAFGSVLPSSLTGLMSEGEAVHYPPGSAIHRMLGTGRPISVPLDQEFLVRTVLDENRARMLADGDLVSLLIAPLIARGTVQGFAIFGRSAARPTFTEQDLGLAGELASRAALCLDNARLYSRERNIALTLQRALLPSSLVIGPYLHIAHRYLPGSHLTEVGGDWYDVVALPDHRVALLVGDVMGHGVSAAAAMGRLRITAKTLARHDQEPDELMTELDQCAHEAGIELATCLYMRYDPTTGRTRIASAGHPPPLVRHPDGRIELIDDVLGIPLGVGGAPFRTTEVDLPDGATLALYTDGLIEARGHDIKEGLDALSAELGRIPDSLEDAADRILTRLVPSSPADDTVLLLARVHRRQH, encoded by the coding sequence GTGTACGGAGGGTGGAAGGGGCAGCCGGTGCCATCAGATCGGCCGAGCGTCGGGAAGGCCCGAGGTCCGCTCTGGTCCGAGCCCGGGTCGTTGCTGGAGCATGTGCCCGTTGCCGTGTTCGGTCTCGATGATCATGATCGGGTCTGCTTCTGGGGGCCTGGTGCGGAGGATCTCTTCGGGTACCAGGCCGCGCAGGTGCTCTCGGAGCCCGGCGCCCGGCTCTTCGCCGGGGCTCCCGAAGACCGTCCGGACGCCTGCTCCTATATGGCCGAGCGCGGCCGGGCCGAGGGCTACTGGCGTGGTCGCCTGACCGCCAGGAATCGGGACGGTGCGGTCTTCGGCTGCGGGTTCCGGGTCTTCCCGGTAACCGGCGTGGCCGAGCATGCAGTGGTCATGGTCCTGGCGAGCCGGGGCGACGAGCTGGACCGGGTCAAGACCAACCTCGCCTTCCTCGACGCCATCTTCGAGACCTGCCCCATCGGCCTGGTCATGCTCGACGAAGACCTGCGCTACCTCCACCTCAACCAGGCCCTCGCCGACATCGACGGGCTCCCCATCGGGGACCACCTGGGGCGACGTCTCACCGAGATCATGATCGCCTCGGACGGGGGAGCGTTCGAGCGGATGCTGCGCACCATCGCCGCGGACGGCAAGCCCGTCACCGGGGCGTTGGTGGGCATGCGCACCCGGGGCCACCCGGACCGGGACCGGGTCCTGTCAGTGAGTTTCTTCCCCCTCACCCGGGCGGTGGGGACGCTGCCGGGCGTGGGCGGACTGCTGGTGGACGTCACCGAACGGGAGCAGGCGATCGTGGAGGCCACCGCCACGCGTGAGCGGCTGGCGCTGCTGGACCGGGCCTCCGCCCGGATCGGTACCACCTTGGATGTGGAGGTCACGGCGCAGGAGCTGGTCGACACCGCGGTTCCGGACTTTTCCGACGGGGCCGTCGTGGAGCTCGTGGAATGGATGGACGAGCATGTGGCCTTCGACCCGGCACTGCCGGTGATCACCCGTCGCATCGCCTTCGGCAGCGTCCTGCCCTCTTCCTTGACGGGGCTGATGAGCGAGGGGGAAGCCGTGCACTATCCGCCGGGTTCCGCCATCCACCGGATGCTGGGCACCGGCCGTCCGATCTCCGTCCCGTTGGACCAGGAGTTCCTGGTGCGCACCGTGCTGGACGAGAACCGCGCCCGGATGCTGGCCGACGGCGATCTCGTCTCGCTCCTCATCGCCCCGCTCATCGCCCGGGGAACGGTCCAGGGATTCGCCATCTTCGGCCGGTCCGCGGCCCGGCCGACCTTCACCGAGCAGGATCTCGGCCTGGCCGGAGAACTCGCCTCCCGCGCCGCGCTCTGCCTGGACAACGCGCGGCTGTACAGCCGCGAGAGAAACATCGCGCTCACCCTCCAACGCGCTCTCCTCCCCAGTTCCCTGGTGATCGGCCCCTACCTCCACATCGCCCACCGCTACCTGCCCGGCAGCCACCTCACCGAGGTCGGCGGCGACTGGTACGACGTGGTCGCCCTGCCCGACCACCGCGTCGCCCTGCTCGTCGGCGACGTCATGGGACACGGCGTCTCGGCCGCCGCGGCGATGGGCAGGCTGCGCATCACCGCCAAGACGCTGGCCCGGCACGACCAGGAACCGGACGAGCTGATGACCGAACTCGACCAGTGCGCCCATGAGGCGGGCATCGAGCTCGCGACCTGCCTCTATATGCGCTACGACCCCACCACCGGGCGCACCAGGATCGCCAGCGCCGGCCATCCGCCGCCCCTGGTCCGCCATCCGGACGGCCGGATCGAGCTCATCGACGACGTCCTGGGGATCCCCCTCGGCGTCGGCGGCGCCCCCTTCCGCACCACGGAGGTCGACCTGCCCGACGGTGCCACCCTCGCCCTGTACACCGACGGCCTCATCGAGGCGCGCGGCCATGACATCAAGGAGGGCCTGGACGCCCTGAGTGCGGAACTGGGCCGGATCCCGGACTCGTTGGAGGATGCGGCGGACCGGATCCTCACCCGCCTCGTACCGAGCTCTCCGGCCGATGACACCGTCCTGCTCCTTGCCCGGGTGCACCGTCGGCAGCATTGA
- a CDS encoding CPBP family intramembrane glutamic endopeptidase → MMFSTGSLPHVNRRGGLFVYLGVAYIGMWAAMSPLLASGYRRGDAREETGALEQVCIAAAMLAPALAAIIVVRCVERSGRVRDVLALRWPKPWGRAVRASLTAFAVPAGLTTASLVIGTFAGSYPFSGVHWNGLGAWAAGAALNMLLSLPLFFGEELGWQGYLFPRLAQVGDRRSLIRAYAVTGAAFALWHLPTLLMGGQYPGRPWYVSVPAMLVSCILILPVFTWLRLRSGSVVPAVIGHAFVSSVSVDMVKRFADPKAALDPLHMGMAGWPGWIATGTFVAFLTLTGRLQPSFYTAQTTSHLASARGL, encoded by the coding sequence ATGATGTTCTCAACGGGGTCCTTACCGCACGTAAACCGGCGAGGCGGTCTGTTCGTCTACCTCGGTGTCGCTTACATCGGCATGTGGGCAGCCATGTCGCCGCTCCTGGCCAGTGGTTATCGGCGGGGTGACGCACGCGAGGAGACCGGTGCGCTGGAGCAGGTGTGTATCGCGGCCGCGATGTTGGCCCCTGCCCTCGCCGCGATCATCGTCGTCCGCTGCGTCGAGCGCAGTGGACGGGTGCGGGACGTCCTCGCCTTGCGGTGGCCGAAGCCCTGGGGGCGCGCTGTGCGGGCATCCCTGACGGCCTTCGCCGTCCCCGCCGGACTCACCACGGCTTCCCTTGTCATCGGCACCTTCGCCGGCAGCTACCCCTTCAGTGGAGTGCACTGGAACGGGCTCGGCGCGTGGGCGGCCGGAGCTGCGCTGAACATGCTGCTGTCGCTCCCGCTGTTCTTCGGCGAGGAACTGGGCTGGCAGGGTTACCTCTTCCCGCGCCTCGCACAAGTCGGTGACCGCCGGAGCCTGATACGGGCGTACGCAGTCACCGGCGCGGCTTTCGCACTGTGGCACCTGCCCACCCTGCTGATGGGCGGCCAGTACCCGGGTCGGCCTTGGTATGTGTCGGTGCCTGCCATGCTGGTGAGTTGCATCCTCATCCTGCCGGTCTTCACATGGCTGCGCCTGCGCTCCGGCTCGGTCGTACCCGCCGTCATCGGCCATGCATTCGTCAGTTCGGTGAGTGTCGATATGGTCAAGAGGTTCGCTGATCCCAAAGCAGCACTTGATCCCCTGCACATGGGCATGGCCGGATGGCCCGGCTGGATCGCCACAGGCACGTTCGTTGCTTTCCTGACCCTGACCGGCCGACTCCAACCATCCTTCTACACGGCCCAAACCACCTCTCACCTTGCATCGGCCCGGGGACTGTAA
- a CDS encoding protein kinase domain-containing protein yields MTTPTTQADTATPHIGPYRVIRELGAGGMGRVMLAASRSGRAVAVKVVRAELAADPDFRRRFKAEVDAARAVGGAFTAPVVDADPEGPQPWLATAYIPGPSLADAIEAHGPMPEATLRVLGAGLAEALAAIHRAGLIHRDLKPSNILLTFDGPRVIDFGISRAVDGTVLTAEGQIIGSPGFMSPEQTMGAELGPASDVFALGAVLAYAATGTPPFGTGAAHALLYRAAHEAPELDGVPQALLGTVAACLDKDPVRRPSVAQLQGWLRPSTTAGWLGAVELQVAESERSLHDAVRPPLLSRRRLLFGGAALAAAAAAGGTALLLRSGDGEAPATPELSWTGDLPQSDMSLLKVADSTLLCGGKTSGACFDRATGKLLWKDLSGQNTAALADDKRVYTVRTDGKVHGLDGRSGKELWAASPTGSGAPHLEFTSGSLVVTTGDRGRFQGLDASTGAVRWTSPDMGALTVVGTTEAGRLIVWGSVAKTSTTAMLNGYTALAPDTGTRLWSKDLVTLYPPAKGKVLYGVDGGMNLVALKAEDGGTLWSKPTALPPTNSQFLMYEGSLSLHDSTLFCYPGTGANGATSGLLAAFDAATGKTLWSVRTAARGNRGYDVSGTTVCYLDKVLHAVDARTGAARWTAGSGLGTLQFLGAVRHLFLAAGPKGLYAFHAETGKQVWTYPVSGGSGYWSAYPVGDHLFASSSGKLFSFSVPTA; encoded by the coding sequence ATGACCACGCCGACCACTCAGGCCGACACCGCCACCCCGCACATCGGGCCGTACCGAGTCATCCGGGAACTCGGCGCGGGCGGCATGGGCCGCGTCATGCTGGCCGCATCGCGCAGCGGCCGTGCCGTCGCCGTCAAGGTCGTACGGGCCGAACTGGCCGCCGATCCCGACTTCCGGCGGCGCTTCAAGGCGGAGGTGGACGCGGCGCGCGCGGTCGGCGGCGCCTTCACCGCACCGGTTGTCGACGCCGACCCCGAAGGGCCGCAGCCCTGGCTGGCCACCGCATACATCCCCGGCCCGTCGCTCGCCGATGCCATCGAGGCCCACGGGCCCATGCCCGAGGCCACCCTGCGGGTGCTCGGTGCGGGCCTGGCCGAGGCGCTGGCCGCCATCCACCGCGCGGGACTGATCCACCGCGACCTCAAGCCGTCCAACATCCTGCTCACCTTCGACGGGCCCCGAGTCATCGACTTCGGCATCAGCCGGGCCGTCGACGGCACCGTGCTCACCGCGGAGGGCCAGATCATCGGGTCGCCCGGTTTCATGTCGCCCGAGCAGACGATGGGGGCCGAACTCGGCCCCGCCAGCGATGTGTTCGCCCTCGGCGCCGTGCTCGCCTATGCGGCCACCGGCACCCCGCCCTTCGGCACCGGCGCGGCCCACGCGCTGCTCTACCGGGCCGCCCATGAGGCGCCCGAGCTGGACGGCGTCCCGCAGGCCCTGCTCGGCACCGTCGCCGCCTGCCTCGACAAGGACCCGGTCCGGCGGCCGTCCGTCGCGCAGTTGCAGGGGTGGCTGCGTCCGTCGACCACCGCCGGCTGGCTCGGCGCGGTCGAACTCCAGGTGGCCGAGTCGGAGCGCAGCCTGCACGACGCGGTGCGACCTCCCCTGCTCAGTCGGCGCCGGCTGCTCTTCGGCGGCGCGGCGCTCGCCGCGGCCGCGGCCGCCGGAGGCACCGCCCTGCTGCTCCGCTCGGGCGACGGGGAAGCGCCCGCCACGCCCGAGCTGTCCTGGACCGGGGACCTCCCGCAGTCCGACATGTCCCTGCTCAAGGTGGCCGATTCCACGCTGCTGTGCGGCGGGAAGACCTCGGGGGCCTGCTTCGACCGGGCCACCGGCAAGCTGCTGTGGAAGGACCTCAGCGGCCAGAACACCGCCGCCCTCGCCGACGACAAGCGCGTGTACACCGTACGCACCGACGGAAAGGTGCACGGCCTCGACGGCCGCTCCGGAAAGGAGCTGTGGGCCGCCTCCCCGACCGGATCGGGCGCGCCGCACCTGGAGTTCACCAGTGGCTCGCTGGTCGTGACCACGGGCGACCGCGGGCGCTTCCAGGGCCTGGACGCCTCGACCGGAGCGGTGCGCTGGACGTCGCCGGACATGGGCGCGCTCACGGTGGTCGGTACCACCGAGGCGGGCCGGCTGATCGTCTGGGGCAGCGTCGCGAAGACGTCCACGACCGCGATGCTCAACGGCTACACCGCCCTCGCTCCGGACACCGGGACCCGTCTGTGGTCGAAGGACCTCGTCACCCTCTACCCGCCGGCCAAGGGCAAGGTGCTCTACGGCGTCGACGGCGGCATGAACCTGGTCGCCCTCAAGGCCGAAGACGGCGGCACGCTGTGGAGCAAGCCCACCGCACTCCCGCCGACGAACAGTCAGTTCCTCATGTACGAGGGGTCCTTGAGCCTGCACGACAGCACCCTGTTCTGCTACCCGGGCACCGGCGCCAACGGCGCGACCAGCGGGCTGCTCGCGGCCTTCGACGCGGCGACGGGCAAGACCCTGTGGAGCGTGCGGACCGCGGCCCGGGGAAACCGGGGCTACGACGTGTCCGGCACGACCGTCTGCTATCTCGACAAGGTCCTGCACGCCGTCGACGCCCGCACCGGAGCGGCCCGTTGGACGGCCGGTTCCGGTCTCGGCACACTCCAGTTCCTGGGCGCCGTACGCCACCTCTTCCTCGCCGCGGGCCCGAAGGGGCTGTACGCCTTCCACGCTGAAACCGGCAAGCAGGTCTGGACGTACCCGGTCAGCGGCGGCTCCGGCTACTGGTCGGCGTATCCGGTCGGCGACCACCTGTTCGCCAGCTCGTCCGGCAAGCTCTTCTCCTTCTCGGTGCCCACGGCATAG
- the helR gene encoding RNA polymerase recycling motor ATPase HelR, giving the protein MNPLTTSAFDLPDRLAPKADPTLIAGDEQHFADLAECLEQSIAEVSDRLDAERKAPGGIGRQAMDRDTEIHRLSARLRTLRRFGLDLCLGHMVSADHPEPVYVGRLGLTDSAGRRLLLDWRSPAAEPFFGATHANPMGLASRRRYRWTGGRISDYWDEVFTSDGFVGHAALDDQSAFIASLGSNRSPRMRDVLGTIQADQDAIIRAGSRGALVVDGGPGTGKTVVALHRSAYLLYSDPRLAHRRGGVLFVGPHQPYLAYVADVLPSLGEEGVQTCTLRDLVAEGAGAAIESDPDVARLKSSADMVKAIETAVRFYEEPPAEGVTVTTDWSDIWLSADDWAEAFQAPEPGTPHNEAREQIWEELVTILMDKYDGDVSPDLFRRSLRHDEELVTTLNRAWPLLEAADLVGDLWSVPAYLRMCAPWLSRDEIRTLQRKEAPQAWTVSDLPLLDAARQRLGDPEEARRKRRHQAVLAAQRERMDQVVDNLIQAAVDSGADGDDGEGLVRMLRGQDAQVSLVDESELPTADPDLLAGPFAHIVVDEAQELTDAEWQMLLLRCPSRSFTIVGDRAQARHGFTESWQERLERIGLDRINLASLSINYRTPEEIMAEAEPVIRAALPDANVPTSIRSSGVPVIHGSVADLDAILDTWLAAHAEGIACVIGTGDIGEGTFRTTSRADRRVRSLTPELSKGLEFDLVVLIDPEEFGNGVEGAVDRYVAMTRATRQLVILTSS; this is encoded by the coding sequence GTGAACCCCCTGACCACCAGCGCATTCGACCTTCCCGACCGTCTCGCGCCCAAGGCCGACCCCACGCTGATCGCGGGCGACGAGCAGCACTTCGCGGACCTCGCGGAGTGCCTGGAGCAGTCGATCGCCGAGGTGTCCGACCGCCTCGATGCCGAGCGCAAGGCGCCCGGCGGCATAGGCAGGCAGGCGATGGACCGGGACACGGAGATCCACCGGCTGAGCGCTCGCCTGCGCACACTGCGGCGCTTCGGTTTGGATCTGTGCCTCGGACACATGGTCAGCGCGGACCACCCCGAGCCCGTATACGTCGGACGACTCGGCCTGACCGACAGCGCGGGACGTCGATTGCTGCTCGACTGGCGTTCCCCCGCGGCCGAGCCGTTCTTCGGGGCCACCCACGCCAACCCGATGGGTCTGGCGAGCCGCCGCAGATATCGCTGGACCGGTGGCCGGATCAGCGACTACTGGGACGAGGTGTTTACCTCGGACGGGTTCGTCGGGCATGCCGCGCTCGACGACCAGTCCGCCTTCATCGCCAGCCTGGGCAGCAACCGGTCGCCGCGGATGCGCGATGTGCTCGGCACCATCCAGGCCGACCAGGACGCCATCATCCGCGCGGGATCCCGCGGCGCTCTCGTCGTCGACGGCGGTCCGGGTACGGGGAAGACCGTCGTCGCTCTGCACCGCTCCGCCTATCTCCTCTACTCCGATCCCCGCCTCGCGCACCGCCGGGGCGGTGTGCTGTTCGTCGGTCCGCACCAGCCCTACCTGGCCTATGTCGCCGATGTCCTGCCCAGCCTCGGAGAGGAGGGGGTGCAGACCTGCACGCTGCGGGACCTCGTCGCCGAGGGAGCCGGAGCGGCGATCGAGTCGGATCCCGACGTGGCCCGCCTGAAATCGTCCGCGGACATGGTCAAGGCGATCGAGACGGCCGTCAGGTTCTACGAAGAGCCGCCCGCCGAGGGCGTGACCGTCACGACCGACTGGTCCGACATCTGGCTGAGTGCCGACGACTGGGCCGAGGCATTCCAGGCACCGGAACCAGGTACGCCGCACAACGAGGCGCGTGAGCAGATCTGGGAGGAACTGGTCACCATCCTCATGGACAAGTACGACGGAGATGTCTCGCCCGACCTCTTCCGCAGGTCGCTGCGGCACGACGAAGAGCTGGTCACCACCCTCAACCGCGCATGGCCGCTGCTCGAAGCGGCCGACCTCGTCGGAGACCTCTGGTCGGTACCCGCCTACCTGCGGATGTGCGCTCCCTGGCTCAGTCGCGACGAGATCCGGACGTTGCAGCGCAAGGAGGCTCCCCAGGCATGGACAGTGTCCGATCTGCCTCTCCTGGACGCGGCGCGGCAGCGGCTCGGCGATCCGGAGGAGGCACGACGTAAGCGTCGGCACCAGGCCGTCCTCGCTGCCCAGCGCGAGCGCATGGATCAGGTCGTCGACAACCTGATCCAGGCCGCAGTCGACTCCGGCGCCGACGGTGACGACGGCGAGGGCCTGGTGAGGATGCTGCGCGGCCAGGACGCCCAGGTCAGCCTGGTCGACGAGTCCGAACTGCCCACTGCCGACCCGGACCTTCTCGCCGGACCGTTCGCGCACATCGTCGTGGACGAGGCCCAGGAACTGACCGATGCGGAGTGGCAGATGTTGCTGCTGCGGTGCCCGTCCCGGAGCTTCACCATCGTCGGGGACCGGGCCCAGGCCAGGCACGGGTTCACGGAGTCGTGGCAGGAACGGCTGGAGCGGATCGGGCTCGACCGGATCAACCTGGCCTCGCTGAGCATCAACTACCGGACGCCGGAAGAAATCATGGCGGAAGCCGAGCCGGTCATCCGGGCCGCGCTCCCGGACGCCAACGTGCCGACGTCCATTCGCAGCAGCGGCGTCCCCGTCATACACGGCTCCGTCGCGGACCTGGACGCGATCCTCGACACCTGGCTCGCCGCACATGCCGAGGGGATCGCCTGCGTCATCGGCACCGGCGACATCGGAGAGGGCACCTTCCGGACGACGTCCCGCGCTGACCGACGTGTCCGGTCGCTGACCCCGGAGCTGTCCAAGGGGTTGGAGTTCGACCTGGTCGTCCTCATCGACCCGGAGGAGTTCGGCAACGGCGTCGAAGGAGCGGTCGACCGCTATGTCGCGATGACCCGGGCGACCCGGCAACTCGTCATCCTCACGAGCTCCTGA
- a CDS encoding oxidoreductase encodes MPRTFLITGVSSGLGRAFATTALEAGHTVVGTVRNPEQIADFELLAPGRAHGRVLDVTDTDAIAPTVAAIEGKVGPIDVLVNNAGYGVEGTFEETPPDAFRHQFDVNVFGVIAVTQAVLPRMRERRAGHILFVTSMGGLRAFPGLAAYHGSKFAVEGIAATLAQEVAPFGIHVTAIEPGSFRTDWAGRSMHRVDSTIADYDPLFAPIRERRIDMSGQQLGDPAQAGRALLAIVEAETPPTHLILGSDALRLVADARSAFDAETAAWHELSKSTDHPDGEQIA; translated from the coding sequence ATGCCCCGCACGTTCCTGATCACCGGCGTGAGCAGCGGCCTCGGCCGCGCCTTCGCCACCACCGCCCTCGAGGCCGGCCACACCGTCGTCGGCACCGTCCGCAACCCGGAGCAGATCGCCGACTTCGAGCTCCTCGCCCCAGGCCGCGCCCACGGCCGCGTACTCGACGTCACCGACACCGATGCCATCGCGCCGACCGTCGCGGCGATCGAGGGCAAGGTGGGCCCCATCGACGTACTCGTCAACAACGCCGGCTACGGCGTCGAGGGCACCTTCGAGGAAACCCCGCCCGACGCTTTTCGCCACCAGTTCGACGTCAACGTCTTCGGCGTCATCGCGGTCACCCAAGCCGTCCTGCCCCGCATGCGCGAGCGCCGTGCCGGGCACATCCTGTTCGTGACCTCCATGGGCGGTCTGCGCGCGTTCCCCGGCCTGGCCGCCTATCACGGCTCCAAGTTCGCCGTCGAGGGCATCGCGGCCACGCTCGCCCAGGAAGTCGCACCGTTCGGCATTCATGTCACGGCGATCGAGCCCGGCTCCTTCCGCACCGATTGGGCCGGCCGCTCCATGCACCGCGTAGATAGCACCATCGCCGACTACGACCCGCTCTTCGCCCCGATCCGCGAACGCCGCATCGACATGAGCGGTCAGCAGCTCGGCGATCCCGCCCAAGCCGGCCGCGCCCTGCTCGCCATCGTGGAGGCCGAGACGCCGCCGACCCACCTCATCCTCGGCAGCGACGCCCTCCGCCTCGTCGCCGACGCCCGCTCCGCCTTCGACGCGGAGACAGCCGCCTGGCACGAGCTGTCGAAGTCCACCGACCACCCCGACGGGGAACAGATCGCGTGA